The proteins below come from a single Eucalyptus grandis isolate ANBG69807.140 chromosome 3, ASM1654582v1, whole genome shotgun sequence genomic window:
- the LOC104437599 gene encoding transcription initiation factor TFIID subunit 5 isoform X1, translating into MDDEEIAKLVTEYLKKKGFAQAEQAFQEELQQRQQHQHQPQPPASRKAADRGGSSLADPEIAKLVLSFVDRSESSPVRYHDGYSKLRTWAHSSLDSYKHELLRVLYPVFIHCFMDLVAQGHIQEARTFFNSFREDHTMMHAADLLKLEGVLSPSHLEEMEFAHYLRHTKANIKICQYSYDLLLQYLHKTQSMTMLGIINERINFQVTPGQPMSISEDVGVETIFSIEDDANQASHKEIQWGLLEDSLEDRLDKAGNPLLESEKADGETKEGDSEDVKKRAGEGGKQSTSVKKSKKDKGTGAVGKNTRPEPNVVSVAPRVKPELALPVIPAEVEQSILEDLRNRVQLGSSALPSVSFYTFINTHNSLNCSSISQDGSLVAGGFSDSSLKVWDMAKLGQQSGTSILQGENDTTNGDQGVGTNGGRRSYTLFQGHSGPIHSATFSPLGDFILTSSADSTIRLWSTKLNANLVCYKGHNYPVWDVQFSPAGHYFASSSHDRTARLWSVDRIQPLRIMAGHLSDVDCVQWHPNCNYIATGSSDKTVRLWDVASGECVRIFIGHRSMILSLAMSPDGRYMASGDEDGTIMMWDLSSGRCIMPLMGHTSCVWTLAYSCEGTLLASGSADCTLKLWDIATSAKLPRTEEKSGSTSRLRLLKTLPTKSTPVYTLQFSRRNLLFAAGALSKV; encoded by the exons ATGGACGACGAGGAGATAGCGAAGCTCGTGACGGAGTACCTGAAGAAGAAGGGTTTCGCGCAGGCCGAGCAAGCTTTCCAGGAAGAGCTccagcagcggcagcagcaccagcaccagccgCAGCCGCCTGCGTCGAGGAAGGCCGCCGACCGCGGCGGCAGTTCGCTCGCCGACCCCGAGATTGCCAAGCTCGTCCTCTCCTTCGTCGA TAGGTCTGAAAGTAGTCCAGTGCGATACCATGATGGATATAGCAAACTAAGGACATGGGCGCACAGCTCGCTTGATTCATACAAG CATGAGTTGCTGCGTGTGCTTTATCCAgtatttattcattgctttatgGATTTGGTTGCACAAGGACATATTCAAGAAG CTCGAACCTTTTTCAATAGCTTCCGCGAGGACCATACGATGATGCATGCTGCAGACCTTCTAAAATTGGAAGGAGTCCTTTCCCCATCTCATTTGGAG GAGATGGAATTTGCCCATTATCTTAGGCACACAAAAGCTAACATCAAGATATGTCAG TACTCCTATGACCTTCTACTTCAATATCTTCACAAGACGCAGTCCATGACGATGCTTGGAATTATTAATGAGCGTATAAACTTTCAAG TTACCCCTGGACAGCCCATGTCTATTTCCGAGGATGTTGGAGTAGAAACGATCTTTTCCATTGAGGATGATGCTAATCAAGCAAGTCACAAAGAGATACAGTGGGGG TTGCTTGAAGATTCCTTGGAAGATCGCCTGGACAAGGCTGGAAATCCACTTTTAGAATCTGAGAAGGCTGATGGAGAAACCAAAGAGGGAGACTCAGAGGACGTTAAG AAAAGGGCAGGAGAAGGGGGAAAGCAAAGTACGTCAGTCAAAAAGTCGAAAAAGGACAAGGGTACAGGTGCAGTTGGGAAAAATACGCGCCCAGAGCCTAATGTTGTATCTGTGGCGCCACGAGTCAAACCAGAGCTTGCTTTGCCAGTAAT TCCAGCAGAGGTTGAACAATCTATACTTGAAGACTTGAGAAACCGGGTGCAGTTAGGTAGTTCAGCACTGCCGTCTGTCAGCTTTTACACATTTATCAATACACATAATAG CTTAAATTGTTCATCAATATCCCAAGATGGGTCTTTGGTTGCTGGTGGTTTTTCAGACTCATCGTTGAAG GTTTGGGACATGGCAAAGCTTGGGCAGCAGTCTGGTACTT CTATTTTGCAGGGTGAAAATGATACCACTAATGGTGATCAGGGAGTGGGGACAAATGGTGGGAGGAGATCTTACACCCTGTTCCAGGGTCATTCAGGCCCTATCCATTCTGCCACTTTTAGTCCTTTGGGTGATTTTATTCTCACCTCATCAGCTGACTCCACGA TCCGGTTATGGAGCACAAAACTAAATGCTAATCTTGTGTGTTACAAGGGCCACAACTACCCTGTATGGGATGTTCAG TTTAGTCCAGCAGGGCATTACTTTGCCAGCTCTTCACATGACAGAACAGCAAGACTATGGTCTGTGGACAGAATTCAGCCCTTGAGGATAATGGCAGGACACTTGTCTGATGTTGAT TGTGTTCAATGGCATCCCAACTGCAACTACATTGCCACTGGTTCTTCTGATAAAACAGTTCGACTGTGGGATGTAGCAAGCGGAGAATGCGTACGCATTTTTATCGGCCACAGGAGTATGATTCTGTCTTTAGCTATGTCGCCAGATGGTCGTTACATGGCTTCTGGAGATGAAGATGGCACTATCATGATGTGGGACCTTTCCAGTGGGCGATGCATTATGCCTTTAATGGGTCACACATCTTGTGTCTGGACCCTGGCCTACAG CTGTGAAGGTACTCTTCTTGCGTCTGGTTCTGCTGATTGCACATTAAAACTATGGGACATCGCTACAAGTGCAAAACTTCCCAGAACTGAAGAAAA AAGCGGAAGCACAAGTAGACTAAGATTGCTAAAAACTTTGCCCACCAAGTCTACTCCGGTGTACACATTGCAG TTTTCTCGTAGAAATTTACTCTTTGCCGCCGGGGCCTTGTCAAAGGTGTGA
- the LOC104437599 gene encoding transcription initiation factor TFIID subunit 5 isoform X3 produces MDDEEIAKLVTEYLKKKGFAQAEQAFQEELQQRQQHQHQPQPPASRKAADRGGSSLADPEIAKLVLSFVDRSESSPVRYHDGYSKLRTWAHSSLDSYKHELLRVLYPVFIHCFMDLVAQGHIQEARTFFNSFREDHTMMHAADLLKLEGVLSPSHLEEMEFAHYLRHTKANIKICQYSYDLLLQYLHKTQSMTMLGIINERINFQVTPGQPMSISEDVGVETIFSIEDDANQASHKEIQWGLLEDSLEDRLDKAGNPLLESEKADGETKEGDSEDVKKRAGEGGKQSTSVKKSKKDKGTGAVGKNTRPEPNVVSVAPRVKPELALPVIPAEVEQSILEDLRNRVQLGSSALPSVSFYTFINTHNSLNCSSISQDGSLVAGGFSDSSLKVWDMAKLGQQSAILQGENDTTNGDQGVGTNGGRRSYTLFQGHSGPIHSATFSPLGDFILTSSADSTIRLWSTKLNANLVCYKGHNYPVWDVQFSPAGHYFASSSHDRTARLWSVDRIQPLRIMAGHLSDVDCVQWHPNCNYIATGSSDKTVRLWDVASGECVRIFIGHRSMILSLAMSPDGRYMASGDEDGTIMMWDLSSGRCIMPLMGHTSCVWTLAYSCEGTLLASGSADCTLKLWDIATSAKLPRTEEKSGSTSRLRLLKTLPTKSTPVYTLQFSRRNLLFAAGALSKV; encoded by the exons ATGGACGACGAGGAGATAGCGAAGCTCGTGACGGAGTACCTGAAGAAGAAGGGTTTCGCGCAGGCCGAGCAAGCTTTCCAGGAAGAGCTccagcagcggcagcagcaccagcaccagccgCAGCCGCCTGCGTCGAGGAAGGCCGCCGACCGCGGCGGCAGTTCGCTCGCCGACCCCGAGATTGCCAAGCTCGTCCTCTCCTTCGTCGA TAGGTCTGAAAGTAGTCCAGTGCGATACCATGATGGATATAGCAAACTAAGGACATGGGCGCACAGCTCGCTTGATTCATACAAG CATGAGTTGCTGCGTGTGCTTTATCCAgtatttattcattgctttatgGATTTGGTTGCACAAGGACATATTCAAGAAG CTCGAACCTTTTTCAATAGCTTCCGCGAGGACCATACGATGATGCATGCTGCAGACCTTCTAAAATTGGAAGGAGTCCTTTCCCCATCTCATTTGGAG GAGATGGAATTTGCCCATTATCTTAGGCACACAAAAGCTAACATCAAGATATGTCAG TACTCCTATGACCTTCTACTTCAATATCTTCACAAGACGCAGTCCATGACGATGCTTGGAATTATTAATGAGCGTATAAACTTTCAAG TTACCCCTGGACAGCCCATGTCTATTTCCGAGGATGTTGGAGTAGAAACGATCTTTTCCATTGAGGATGATGCTAATCAAGCAAGTCACAAAGAGATACAGTGGGGG TTGCTTGAAGATTCCTTGGAAGATCGCCTGGACAAGGCTGGAAATCCACTTTTAGAATCTGAGAAGGCTGATGGAGAAACCAAAGAGGGAGACTCAGAGGACGTTAAG AAAAGGGCAGGAGAAGGGGGAAAGCAAAGTACGTCAGTCAAAAAGTCGAAAAAGGACAAGGGTACAGGTGCAGTTGGGAAAAATACGCGCCCAGAGCCTAATGTTGTATCTGTGGCGCCACGAGTCAAACCAGAGCTTGCTTTGCCAGTAAT TCCAGCAGAGGTTGAACAATCTATACTTGAAGACTTGAGAAACCGGGTGCAGTTAGGTAGTTCAGCACTGCCGTCTGTCAGCTTTTACACATTTATCAATACACATAATAG CTTAAATTGTTCATCAATATCCCAAGATGGGTCTTTGGTTGCTGGTGGTTTTTCAGACTCATCGTTGAAG GTTTGGGACATGGCAAAGCTTGGGCAGCAGTCTG CTATTTTGCAGGGTGAAAATGATACCACTAATGGTGATCAGGGAGTGGGGACAAATGGTGGGAGGAGATCTTACACCCTGTTCCAGGGTCATTCAGGCCCTATCCATTCTGCCACTTTTAGTCCTTTGGGTGATTTTATTCTCACCTCATCAGCTGACTCCACGA TCCGGTTATGGAGCACAAAACTAAATGCTAATCTTGTGTGTTACAAGGGCCACAACTACCCTGTATGGGATGTTCAG TTTAGTCCAGCAGGGCATTACTTTGCCAGCTCTTCACATGACAGAACAGCAAGACTATGGTCTGTGGACAGAATTCAGCCCTTGAGGATAATGGCAGGACACTTGTCTGATGTTGAT TGTGTTCAATGGCATCCCAACTGCAACTACATTGCCACTGGTTCTTCTGATAAAACAGTTCGACTGTGGGATGTAGCAAGCGGAGAATGCGTACGCATTTTTATCGGCCACAGGAGTATGATTCTGTCTTTAGCTATGTCGCCAGATGGTCGTTACATGGCTTCTGGAGATGAAGATGGCACTATCATGATGTGGGACCTTTCCAGTGGGCGATGCATTATGCCTTTAATGGGTCACACATCTTGTGTCTGGACCCTGGCCTACAG CTGTGAAGGTACTCTTCTTGCGTCTGGTTCTGCTGATTGCACATTAAAACTATGGGACATCGCTACAAGTGCAAAACTTCCCAGAACTGAAGAAAA AAGCGGAAGCACAAGTAGACTAAGATTGCTAAAAACTTTGCCCACCAAGTCTACTCCGGTGTACACATTGCAG TTTTCTCGTAGAAATTTACTCTTTGCCGCCGGGGCCTTGTCAAAGGTGTGA
- the LOC104437599 gene encoding transcription initiation factor TFIID subunit 5 isoform X2, giving the protein MDDEEIAKLVTEYLKKKGFAQAEQAFQEELQQRQQHQHQPQPPASRKAADRGGSSLADPEIAKLVLSFVESESSPVRYHDGYSKLRTWAHSSLDSYKHELLRVLYPVFIHCFMDLVAQGHIQEARTFFNSFREDHTMMHAADLLKLEGVLSPSHLEEMEFAHYLRHTKANIKICQYSYDLLLQYLHKTQSMTMLGIINERINFQVTPGQPMSISEDVGVETIFSIEDDANQASHKEIQWGLLEDSLEDRLDKAGNPLLESEKADGETKEGDSEDVKKRAGEGGKQSTSVKKSKKDKGTGAVGKNTRPEPNVVSVAPRVKPELALPVIPAEVEQSILEDLRNRVQLGSSALPSVSFYTFINTHNSLNCSSISQDGSLVAGGFSDSSLKVWDMAKLGQQSGTSILQGENDTTNGDQGVGTNGGRRSYTLFQGHSGPIHSATFSPLGDFILTSSADSTIRLWSTKLNANLVCYKGHNYPVWDVQFSPAGHYFASSSHDRTARLWSVDRIQPLRIMAGHLSDVDCVQWHPNCNYIATGSSDKTVRLWDVASGECVRIFIGHRSMILSLAMSPDGRYMASGDEDGTIMMWDLSSGRCIMPLMGHTSCVWTLAYSCEGTLLASGSADCTLKLWDIATSAKLPRTEEKSGSTSRLRLLKTLPTKSTPVYTLQFSRRNLLFAAGALSKV; this is encoded by the exons ATGGACGACGAGGAGATAGCGAAGCTCGTGACGGAGTACCTGAAGAAGAAGGGTTTCGCGCAGGCCGAGCAAGCTTTCCAGGAAGAGCTccagcagcggcagcagcaccagcaccagccgCAGCCGCCTGCGTCGAGGAAGGCCGCCGACCGCGGCGGCAGTTCGCTCGCCGACCCCGAGATTGCCAAGCTCGTCCTCTCCTTCGTCGA GTCTGAAAGTAGTCCAGTGCGATACCATGATGGATATAGCAAACTAAGGACATGGGCGCACAGCTCGCTTGATTCATACAAG CATGAGTTGCTGCGTGTGCTTTATCCAgtatttattcattgctttatgGATTTGGTTGCACAAGGACATATTCAAGAAG CTCGAACCTTTTTCAATAGCTTCCGCGAGGACCATACGATGATGCATGCTGCAGACCTTCTAAAATTGGAAGGAGTCCTTTCCCCATCTCATTTGGAG GAGATGGAATTTGCCCATTATCTTAGGCACACAAAAGCTAACATCAAGATATGTCAG TACTCCTATGACCTTCTACTTCAATATCTTCACAAGACGCAGTCCATGACGATGCTTGGAATTATTAATGAGCGTATAAACTTTCAAG TTACCCCTGGACAGCCCATGTCTATTTCCGAGGATGTTGGAGTAGAAACGATCTTTTCCATTGAGGATGATGCTAATCAAGCAAGTCACAAAGAGATACAGTGGGGG TTGCTTGAAGATTCCTTGGAAGATCGCCTGGACAAGGCTGGAAATCCACTTTTAGAATCTGAGAAGGCTGATGGAGAAACCAAAGAGGGAGACTCAGAGGACGTTAAG AAAAGGGCAGGAGAAGGGGGAAAGCAAAGTACGTCAGTCAAAAAGTCGAAAAAGGACAAGGGTACAGGTGCAGTTGGGAAAAATACGCGCCCAGAGCCTAATGTTGTATCTGTGGCGCCACGAGTCAAACCAGAGCTTGCTTTGCCAGTAAT TCCAGCAGAGGTTGAACAATCTATACTTGAAGACTTGAGAAACCGGGTGCAGTTAGGTAGTTCAGCACTGCCGTCTGTCAGCTTTTACACATTTATCAATACACATAATAG CTTAAATTGTTCATCAATATCCCAAGATGGGTCTTTGGTTGCTGGTGGTTTTTCAGACTCATCGTTGAAG GTTTGGGACATGGCAAAGCTTGGGCAGCAGTCTGGTACTT CTATTTTGCAGGGTGAAAATGATACCACTAATGGTGATCAGGGAGTGGGGACAAATGGTGGGAGGAGATCTTACACCCTGTTCCAGGGTCATTCAGGCCCTATCCATTCTGCCACTTTTAGTCCTTTGGGTGATTTTATTCTCACCTCATCAGCTGACTCCACGA TCCGGTTATGGAGCACAAAACTAAATGCTAATCTTGTGTGTTACAAGGGCCACAACTACCCTGTATGGGATGTTCAG TTTAGTCCAGCAGGGCATTACTTTGCCAGCTCTTCACATGACAGAACAGCAAGACTATGGTCTGTGGACAGAATTCAGCCCTTGAGGATAATGGCAGGACACTTGTCTGATGTTGAT TGTGTTCAATGGCATCCCAACTGCAACTACATTGCCACTGGTTCTTCTGATAAAACAGTTCGACTGTGGGATGTAGCAAGCGGAGAATGCGTACGCATTTTTATCGGCCACAGGAGTATGATTCTGTCTTTAGCTATGTCGCCAGATGGTCGTTACATGGCTTCTGGAGATGAAGATGGCACTATCATGATGTGGGACCTTTCCAGTGGGCGATGCATTATGCCTTTAATGGGTCACACATCTTGTGTCTGGACCCTGGCCTACAG CTGTGAAGGTACTCTTCTTGCGTCTGGTTCTGCTGATTGCACATTAAAACTATGGGACATCGCTACAAGTGCAAAACTTCCCAGAACTGAAGAAAA AAGCGGAAGCACAAGTAGACTAAGATTGCTAAAAACTTTGCCCACCAAGTCTACTCCGGTGTACACATTGCAG TTTTCTCGTAGAAATTTACTCTTTGCCGCCGGGGCCTTGTCAAAGGTGTGA